A genomic region of Alnus glutinosa chromosome 11, dhAlnGlut1.1, whole genome shotgun sequence contains the following coding sequences:
- the LOC133882004 gene encoding serine carboxypeptidase-like 7: MASKPSSVCLHLLLLLLVSGTAISQWVVKTLPGYPGELPFTLETGYISVGNVEFFYYFVESEGNPGADPLLLYMNGGPGCSGLNGFFYQIGPLKFNITDYTGGLPTLIYEPNAWTKTANIIFIDAPVGAGFSYANATDAWDTTDTEWAAQAYEFLRNWLGEHPDFVTNPVFLGSDSYAGIVTPILAQDIINGNEAGIVPLVNLKGYSIGCPHTNTDLETNAKITFAHRMALISDAMYQSAKTSCHGNYADPITANCTEALSAITQCTELISSQNILEPNCAFLSPKAKEERARRFLREDSKNFILPSPTRTGDFWCKNFQYLLMDIWGNYKSVQDALHVRPGTIKEFFRCNVTLDYTVVTNDVVPYHKNLTDTGLQILVFSGDHDMVIPHNGIEQWIYSLDLTLDTDWRPWFVDGQVAGYTMKYTNDGYRLTYATVKGAGHSPQEYKRKECYDMFHRWIYYYPL; encoded by the exons ATGGCTTCCAAACCAAGCTCAGTATGCTTGCATTTGCTGCTTCTTCTGCTTGTCTCCGGCACTGCAATCTCGCAATGGGTAGTCAAGACTCTTCCGGGCTACCCCGGCGAATTACCCTTTACACTTGAAACTGG atACATAAGTGTGGGCAATGTGGAATTCTTCTACTATTTCGTCGAGTCGGAAGGGAACCCGGGAGCTGATCCTCTTCTGCTTTACATGAATGGAGGCCCTGGTTGTTCCGGTTTGAATGGATTCTTTTACCAGATTG GCCCATTAAAATTCAACATCACTGATTACACTGGGGGCTTACCAACCTTGATATATGAACCAAACGCATGGACAAAG ACTGCCAACATAATATTTATAGATGCCCCTGTGGGTGCTGGCTTTTCGTATGCAAACGCTACTGATGCTTGGGACACGACAGACACAGAATGGGCGGCACAAGCCTATGAGTTTCTAAGAAAC TGGTTGGGCGAACACCCAGATTTTGTGACCAATCCTGTCTTTCTTGGGAGCGATTCATATGCAGGGATAGTTACTCCAATTCTTGCTCAAGATATCATAAATG GCAATGAAGCAGGAATTGTGCCTCTTGTGAATCTCAAA GGATACTCGATTGGATGCCCACATACAAATACAGATCTAGAAACGAACGCAAAGATCACATTTGCACACCGGATGGCTTTAATATCGGATGCCATGTATCAG TCAGCAAAAACCAGTTGCCATGGGAATTACGCCGATCCGATCACTGCAAACTGCACAGAGGCACTTTCAGCAATAACCCAG TGCACAGAGCTAATAAGCTCGCAAAATATATTGGAACCCAATTGTGCTTTCTTGTCACCGaaagcaaaagaagaaagagctcGAAGATTTCTCAGAGAAGACTCCAAAAATTTCATTCTACCATCGCCTACAAGAACTGGTGACTTTTGGTGCAAa AATTTTCAGTATTTGCTCATGGATATTTGGGGAAATTATAAAAGTGTCCAAGATGCTCTTCATGTTCGACCG GGAACAATCAAAGAATTCTTTAGGTGCAACGTCACCTTGGACTACACTGTCGTCACCAACGATGTTGTCCCATATCACAAAAATCTTACTGATACAGGCTTGCAAATACTCGTTTTCAG TGGCGACCATGACATGGTTATCCCACATAATGGTATCGAGCAATGGATATATTCTCTAGACCTAACATTGGACACGGATTGGCGACCGTGGTTTGTCGATGGTCAAGTTGCTGg GTACACGATGAAATATACAAATGATGGATACCGCTTGACTTACGCGACTGTAAAG GGAGCTGGACACTCACCACAAGAGTACAAAAGGAAGGAATGTTATGACATGTTCCATAGATGGATCTACTATTATCCTCTgtag